A genomic region of Rhipicephalus sanguineus isolate Rsan-2018 chromosome 1, BIME_Rsan_1.4, whole genome shotgun sequence contains the following coding sequences:
- the LOC119399826 gene encoding motile sperm domain-containing protein 2 — translation MAPQPYPDVFGESRYYITSEHMKAFRARLFDESRSREAAAYHPSDRRRILDSDEYCWRFIVHNRLDLERAVRMADAALKWRAQVRLHELTESSLPRACLQAGFVCPFNVDRYGNHVLLLRPANIRNLPLVEVRRVLVFFVETLLRRQNASRITLLVDCAGGDRRQLELGRYLMALFRCYYPRSLGFVLLWQPPRLLQGLWNLCKGLMPVEALERIRFVTVRDIGRYVDRDKLPARMGGTDNYHYVYVPGKPLGERCPKLAPLDPVSCPTASLHVYGMFAA, via the exons ATGGCTCCGCAGCCATACCCGGATGTGTTCGGGGAAAGCCGCTACTACATCACCAGCGAGCACATGAAGGCATTCCGGGCGCGGCTGTTCGACGAGTCTCGCAGCCGAGAGGCGGCCGCCTACCACCCGAGCGACCGGCGACGCATCCTGGACAGCGACGAGTACTGTTGGCGGTTCATCGTCCACAACCGCCTGGACCTGGAGCGCGCCGTGCGCATGGCCGACGCGGCTCTCAAGTGGCGTGCACAG GTGCGGCTGCACGAGCTGACCGAATCGAGCCTGCCCAGGGCTTGCCTGCAGGCCGGCTTCGTGTGCCCGTTCAACGTGGACCGCTACGGGAACCACGTGCTTCTGCTGCGTCCCGCCAACATCCGCAACCTTCCTCTGGTCGAAGTACGCCGCGTGCTCGTCTTCTTTGTGGAGACCCTGCTGCGGCGACAGAACGCCTCGCGCATAACACTGCTCGTGGATTGCGCTGGCGGCGACCGCCGTCAG CTGGAGCTGGGTCGGTATCTGATGGCCTTATTCCGCTGCTACTACCCGCGCTCGCTGGGCTTCGTTCTGCTATGGCAGCCCCCGCGCTTGCTCCAGGGCCTCTGGAATCTCTGCAAGGGCCTGATGCCCGTCGAAGCCCTCGAGAGGATACGCTTCGTCACAGTCAGGGACATCGGCCGCTACGTGGACCGCGACAAGCTACCGGCACGCATGGGGGGCACCGACAACTACCACTACGTGTACGTGCCCGGCAAGCCTCTAGGAGAACGGTGTCCCAAGCTCGCACCTCTGGATCCCGTCAGCTGCCCGACGGCGAGCCTGCACGTCTACGGCATGTTCGCGGCCTGA